In Plasmodium chabaudi chabaudi strain AS genome assembly, chromosome: 10, a single genomic region encodes these proteins:
- a CDS encoding ADP-dependent DNA helicase RecQ, putative, whose amino-acid sequence MLKYMSIRKNGSGSEENTPNRMATVNYSIEEMRIKMEEAQKKYFGYKNLKHFQIEAVHAVFHKKDSFLVMATGMGKSLCYQIPSIMDEYKNKLTIVISPLISLMKDQVDNLNRKKIAAVFLGSGQKKNNQRILSEIKQGLYSIVYCSPEYALNNKSLFLVLKSRILLVAIDEVHCMSEWGHDFRPSYRKLNELRTILREIPFMCLTATCTKAVQSDILKNLNFNLNKCLIKRSSVNKKNIFYKVLEKTDIYDDLKNILDIPLCKSNERTRKFIDNSKICPYNSTLIYVNSKKDCENIYNFLHERGLLVKMYHADLSNEEKREAHEMFLKDEIQIVIATVAFGMGIDKPDIRRIIHYGFSRSLEAYVQQVGRAGRDGGDAEAILFFHINEESKSKNLILRENIANHMMEKNFKRVQHIITMFTQSSDYAYSIICRRKKIYDYFDEQPIKSLDIDIFDNTNNEGVCFYIQKYDIFLCSKCDNCVHYMNIIKKNKKKILEKKTDYKSENNIVTITDKTENSFFSLTNEIDETNRMFTSKNVICIDDDIHKDEGRMNPLLSIPNILDNTSDLTKELKILLNCVVSLKGKTGISTICKILIKSAESNIIKKGYHTIKEYGEGKHKPAAWWSAFMKVCRNDKYIEELLNYSNDMGYISIGITKKGEDFINSDRKYIIPLPFFLSDNAIYDKKKKKSSKKAGKISGKKGESNYPDSEPKNSLFNNSENDKNDHTTFNVDTYSIKNKAKHIKEFLNTELSNNERNNSRIIDIDAFKYREEETNPVVLKNVKDVKIVKKKATNLSENKYEYFNINKDQFVRESEYKEIKLTNDQIKESLMNILLRTRMLEARNQNIPPFQLISDQPLKDICNKRITQVHLIRKHVYNISPLCSNIFLEKLASGIRGFCLLHDLETNINLVNDHGSASEFGSTRMSNLTSVTNFIESFTYDNSKKNEHPEASNFEHSECIPNNQASYIRKNESYDHRGSEFNKFSTSTIRTTASINEPTNNFRTHENNRTRMNTLNYNALDQFKYREEEPKPVSMYRANDNHNFNDKDCDKTLENVGKSDIYTNVSNNTFEGNKQTYHRDINNRTNNLEHKQNDTFKQKLNEFVSSDITFINQVHQFDNNDKHTKINNINKDKFNFSHFTYNENASNNNQTNFDLRNKNTYCESSTDNRQNNNFNNLDPKKQNNISFIKNTEINKFDDKLVGYEKKKKFNLIESFAYDDKQNYEQDALLHPTNMNDGVSFRELKKRKL is encoded by the coding sequence ATGCTGAAATATATGAGCATCCGGAAAAATGGAAGTGGGTCAGAAGAGAATACGCCAAATAGAATGGCAACAGTAAATTATTCAATTGAAGAAATgagaataaaaatggaagaagctcaaaaaaaatattttggtTATAAGAATTTAAAGCATTTTCAAATTGAAGCTGTACATGCTgtatttcataaaaaagataGTTTTTTAGTTATGGCAACAGGAATGGGAAAATCATTATGTTATCAAATTCCATCTATAATggatgaatataaaaataaactaaCGATAGTTATATCGCCATTAATATCATTAATGAAAGATCAGGTAGACAAtttaaatagaaaaaaaatagctgcTGTATTTTTAGGGAGCGggcaaaagaaaaataatcaaagaATATTATCTGAAATAAAACAAGGGTTATATAGTATAGTTTATTGTAGTCCTGAATAtgcattaaataataaaagtttaTTTCTAGTATTGAAAAGTAGGATCTTATTAGTAGCAATTGATGAAGTACATTGTATGTCTGAATGGGGACATGATTTTAGACCGTCCTATAGAAAACTAAATGAATTACGAACAATTTTAAGAGAAATTCCATTTATGTGTTTAACTGCTACATGTACTAAGGCTGTTCAAAGTGATattctaaaaaatttaaattttaatttaaataaatgtttaataaaaagaagtagtgtaaataaaaaaaatatattttataaagttCTTGAAAAGACagatatatatgatgatttaaaaaacattttagaTATACCTCTATGTAAATCTAATGAACGTACTAGAAAATTTATAGATAACTCAAAAATATGCCCATATAATTCAACACTAATATATGTTAATTCAAAAAAGGAttgtgaaaatatttataattttttacatgaACGTGGATTATTAGTAAAAATGTATCATGCAGATTTATCAAATGAAGAAAAGAGAGAAGCTCAtgaaatgtttttaaaagatgAAATACAAATAGTTATTGCTACAGTAGCTTTTGGGATGGGTATTGATAAACCAGATATACGAAGAATTATACATTATGGTTTTTCAAGATCCTTGGAAGCTTATGTACAACAAGTTGGACGAGCAGGTAGAGATGGAGGAGATGCTGAAGCcatcttattttttcatataaatgaagaatcaaaatctaaaaatttaattttaagaGAAAATATAGCAAATCATATGATGGAAAAGAATTTTAAAAGAGTTCaacatattattactatgtTTACACAATCATCTGATTATGCTTATTCAATAATATGtcgaagaaaaaaaatatatgattattttgatGAACAACCAATTAAGTCTTTAGACATAgatatatttgataatacaaataatgaaggtgtatgtttttatattcaaaagTACGACATCTTTTTATGCTCTAAATGTGATAATTGTGTtcattatatgaatattatcaaaaaaaataaaaaaaaaattttagaaaaaaaaacagattATAAAAGCGAAAACAATATAGTGACCATTACCGACAAGACagaaaattcattttttagtttGACAAACGAAATAGATGAAACAAATAGAATGTTTACAtctaaaaatgttatatgtATAGATGATGATATACATAAGGATGAAGGTAGAATGAACCCACTTTTGTCAATACCTAATATTTTAGACAACACTTCTGATTTAacaaaagaattaaaaatattattaaattgtgTAGTATCTTTAAAAGGTAAAACAGGAATATCAACgatatgtaaaatattaattaaaagtGCTGaatcaaatattattaaaaagggaTATCATACTATAAAGGAGTATGGGGAAGGAAAACATAAGCCAGCTGCTTGGTGGTCTGCCTTTATGAAAGTTTGTAGAAATGATAAGTATATAGAGGAactattaaattattctaATGATATGGGTTATATAAGTATTGGAATTACAAAAAAGGGAGaagattttataaatagtgatcgtaaatatataattccaTTACCTTTCTTTTTATCAGATAATgcaatatatgataaaaaaaaaaaaaaaagttcaaAAAAAGCCGGAAAAATTAGTGGGAAGAAAGGGGAATCTAATTATCCTGACTCTGAACCCaaaaattcattattcAATAATTCAGAAAATGATAAGAATGATCATACCACATTTAATGTTGATACCtattctataaaaaataaagcgAAACATATTAAAGAATTTCTAAATACTgaattatcaaataatgaaagaaataattCTAGGATAATAGATATAGATGCATTTAAATATAGAGAAGAAGAAACAAATCCagttgttttaaaaaatgtaaaggatgtaaaaattgtaaaaaagaaagcaacaaatttatcagaaaataaatacgaatattttaatatcaaTAAGGACCAATTCGTTAGAGAAAGtgaatataaagaaataaaattaacaaatgaTCAAATTAAAGAATCATTGATGAATATCTTATTAAGAACCAGAATGTTAGAAGCAAGGAATCAAAATATTCCACCTTTTCAATTAATTTCTGATCAACCATTAAAAGATATATGCAACAAAAGAATAACACAAGTGCATCTAATTCGAAAACatgtttataatatttcacCTTTATGTTCAAATATCTTTTTAGAAAAGTTGGCATCTGGAATTAGAGGATTTTGTTTGTTACATGATTTAGAAACAAACATAAATTTGGTAAATGATCATGGCAGTGCATCTGAATTCGGATCGACAAGGATGTCGAACTTGACATCTGTCACTAATTTTATAGAATCCTTTACTTATGATaatagcaaaaaaaatgagcATCCAGAGGCTTCAAATTTTGAGCACTCTGAATGTATTCCAAACAATCAAGCGAGTTATATTAGAAAGAACGAGTCATATGATCACAGAGGTTCCGAATTTAACAAGTTTAGCACTTCTACCATTCGAACAACTGCATCTATAAATGAACCCACGAATAATTTTAGAACCCATGAAAATAATCGAACTCGTATGAATACCCTCAACTATAATGCTTTAGACCAATTCAAGTATCGAGAAGAAGAACCAAAACCGGTATCCATGTATAGAGCCAATGATAACCACAATTTTAATGACAAGGATTGTGATAAAACGTTAGAAAATGTTGGCAAATCCGATATCTACACTAACGTTTCAAACAATACGTTTGAAGGAAATAAACAAACATACCATAGGGACATAAACAATagaacaaataatttagagcataaacaaaatgacACATTTAAGCAAAAATTAAACGAATTTGTATCCAGCGATATTACATTTATAAATCAGGTTCATcaatttgataataatgataagcatacaaaaataaataacataaataaagataaatttaatttttctcattttacatataatgaaaacgCATCCAATAATAACCAAACTAATTTCGATTtacgaaataaaaatacatattgtGAAAGTAGCACCGATAAtagacaaaataataattttaataatctCGACCCAAAAAAACagaataatatttcttttataaaaaatacagaaATCAATAAATTTGATGATAAGTTAGTTGgatacgaaaaaaaaaaaaaatttaatttaatagaATCATTTGCATATGatgataaacaaaattatgaacaagaTGCACTTTTGCATCCAACAAATATGAACGATGGAGTATCGTTTAgggaattaaaaaaaaggaagcTTTAA